CCGCTGCATGTGTTTAACTTTGACCAGCCGGGAGCCATGGCGCAGATTTGTCGTGGGGAGCAGGTAGGTACGTACATTAGCACAGAGCTTGCGGCATTGTATAAGTAGGCTTATGCATTGACAAAACGGTTGTCTCGCATCCAAGAGGCAGCCTTTTGTATGACTAAGCCAGGGTTTTGTATATTACTGGGATTGCAGTAAACCACCATACATATCTACTGTCCAAATATTATTATTATCTGGCCATTGTTTTAAGCTCACTCTATATAACCACCGATCTTTTGTTATAACTAGAATGTGTCGTTCATGTTCGCTTTTATTAATAGTTTGAAATGACTCCATCTCTTTTTGCAAATGTTGTGTAAAGAAATCATCGAGCACTTTTTTATAATCTTGCCGATTTGAATCATTTTGTATTTCTTTTAGCTTTTGTGTGTCGAACTCCTCACCAGAATTAAAATCGTGAATTATAAGAAATTGATCTACAAGTTTATCACGGTCTACGACGGAGGAAGAAGACAAGGAATGAATGCTATCTTTAGTTTCACATCCAATTAAACAGAGTAATACTAGACAAAAAATTTGAAATTTCATCAATATACCCTTTTTTGTTTTGTAGATTTGAGAGTCATGGATCAGGCTGCAATGATTTTGGCTAGAGACCACGAATTGCCGCTGCATGTGTTTAACTTTGACCAGCCGGGAGCCATGGCGCAGATTTGTCATGGGGAGCAGGTAGGTACGTACATTAGCACAGAGCTTGCGGCATTGTATAAGTAGGAGGCAAAGGTTGGTGCGCTTGCGTTTGTTAAGCGGTTGTCTCGCAACCATGATATAAGTTTTAGACAGATTCAGATGAAAGAGACAGCGGCACCTAGGACGAGAAAATAAAGTCCTAGACTACCGCGAATAATTACATCTCTCCTGGCGTTTTCTGCCCGATGGGGGGGATATGCCGAAGCTTGATTACGGTGAGTATGGCGATAGCGATCATGAGCCCGCCACTAATGGCCACTACAGCATGCATGCCGTCGGTAAAAGCTATCTGGGCGCCATGAAGCAGTGTTGAACCAATAGGTTCGGGTAAAGCTTTAGCAGCCGTGACTGCCCCGGCCAGACTTTCGCGGGAGGCTCCAGCTGTTAACGGCGTAACATCTCTCGGTATGAAGCCGGCAATTTGCATGCGGTACACGTATGTTCCGATGCTGCCTAATACAGCGATACCCAGTGCGAATGCGAATTCACCGCTCGTTTGCAGCAAGGACGCCGCCGAACCCGCTTTTGCAGGCGGGGCTGAGCCGATAATGATATCGCTGGACAAGCTCGCAAAAGGGGCTGCTCCCACATTAAAAAAGAGATAACCGACGATCAGGGTAGAGAGTCCGGAGCCCGCTTCTACCTGGGACAGTAGAATACAACCAGTCGCCGAGACGACAAGGCCTGCCCCGATCAGGAGCGACGGTCGGACCCACCGGGCAATGATCGGCGACAACAACATGCCTGCCATCGACGCAACTACTCCCGGGAGCATGCACATCGCTGCCGCAAGCGGCGATAGTCCTTCCACGAATTGAAGATGCTGTGCGATGAAGAGCATGGAAGCACCTGTCAAAGTGATGCCGAACAAGCCACCCAGTGCTGTGCTGAAGGCGGGGTTTGCAAATAGGCGCAAGTCCAATAGTGGACTGTCCAAACGTTGCTGCCGTCTTACGAATAACGTCCCGAAAACAAC
The window above is part of the Brevibacillus antibioticus genome. Proteins encoded here:
- a CDS encoding MFS transporter; this encodes MIDAVFESSNRAGLNEWIGLAVLSLPALLVSIDLSVMILALPHISVSIGADSTEQLWIMDIYGFMLSGFLITMGSLGDRLGRRKLLMFGAAAFGSASVLAAYSTTSGMLITARALLGIAGATVSPSSLALISNMFRDHKQRSLAIGIWFMCSMGGMALGPVVGGMMLEHFSWGSIFLLGVPVMALLLLTAPHLLPEYRDPAPGHLDITSVMLSMCTILPAIYGLKETAKQGLQILPLIAIVAGVVFGTLFVRRQQRLDSPLLDLRLFANPAFSTALGGLFGITLTGASMLFIAQHLQFVEGLSPLAAAMCMLPGVVASMAGMLLSPIIARWVRPSLLIGAGLVVSATGCILLSQVEAGSGLSTLIVGYLFFNVGAAPFASLSSDIIIGSAPPAKAGSAASLLQTSGEFAFALGIAVLGSIGTYVYRMQIAGFIPRDVTPLTAGASRESLAGAVTAAKALPEPIGSTLLHGAQIAFTDGMHAVVAISGGLMIAIAILTVIKLRHIPPIGQKTPGEM